One Archangium violaceum genomic window, GGCCAGGAAGGAGCCGATGAAGGAGAGGACATCGGGAGTGGACTGGGCGGCGGTGCTCAGGAGGACGTTCGACTTCGACGTGTTCGTCTGCGTGAGGAGTGGAGGCAGGCGGAGTGTGTTGGCGTATGTGAAGGAAGGGGGAGGGGGGCGCGCGATTTTGGAGCACCTGGGCCTGCCCACGGCAGGTGCGAGCCTGGCCCCGGCGCGAGGGCCACATAAGGCCGCGTGGTGTTGAGGCTCAAGCCGCCCCAGTCAAGAGAGCCCCTGCCCCTGCCGCACACCTCGTGGGAGGGCGGCCAGGGCCGGCGTGTACCCCAAAGGGGCTGCGCGGCTTGTGCACCGCCCTGGAGCACTGCGCACTTCTCGGGCGACCCCCGTCAGCGGCCCTCCTCAGCCCCTCCGCTCCAGTCCGCCACCTCTCAATAGGCCTTCAATCCTTCCTATGCTCCAGGCGCAGCACCCGGTGGCGCCCACCTTCAGACCGGACATGGTGCGCCCTTTCAGAGCGCAGTAGGATTTGGAGCCGCGCATGGTCGGCGAAATCATCGACTTCGACTCGGAGGTGCAGCGGCACGAGGATCTCCTTGGCCGAGAGGACATCCTGTCGAAGTTGAACGAGCTTCTGCTGGGGGATGGGGCACGGGGCTGGGTGCTGGTGAAGGGAGGGCCAGGCCTGGGCAAGAGCGCGCTGCTGGTGGAGTGGAGGAAGCGCAACGCGGGGCGCGCGGGCCTGGGTATGGCGGAGCACTTCCTGCGGCGCGGGGAGGAGCAATGGGAGCGGCCGGAGGTGGTAAGGCGCAACCTGGCGGCGCAGGTGGAGAGGCTTTACCCCTCGGAGGCCGACCCGGAGGCTCGGCCCGAGTCTCGCCTGCGCGAGCTACTCCAACGTGTTTCCCGGCAGGTGCTGGAGCCAAGTGGGGAGCGGCTGGTGCTGGTCGTGGACGGGCTCGACGAGGCCGAGGTCGGCCCGGACGGCTCAAATCCTCTGCCACGCTTTCTCCCGGACTTCCTGCCTCCGGGCGTGCTGGTGCTGTGTGCATCGAGGCCCACGTATCCGTACCTGAGCTGGCTGGAGGGGCTCGCGCAGGCTCGCACGCTCGACCTGGATGGAGAGGTCTGGCAAGGCTCGAATGCGTCGGTGGTCCGCAAGTGCTGGATGCGAGCGGCGCGGGGCGACACGGCGCTATGCTCACAGGCCTTTCTCGATGGGCTGGTGAAGCGCTCGGAGGGGAACGCACTGTACACGGTGAAGCTGGCGGCGCGGTTGACAGGCCCTGACGCCGCGCAGTGGCGAGCCCGGTTGCTTGAACGTGGGCCGGAGGTGCTACCGCAGGGTCTGGAGAAGCTGCTGGATGAGATGTGGGCGCGGCTGTTGCGGTTGCCCCAGGAGTTGCGACGAGTCGTGATGGATGGGCTGTGGATTGTCGCGGCGGCGCGCGAGGCCTTGCCGCTGTCTGTGATCGCCAGGGTGGCGGGCTGGAGTCAGTATGGGGATGAGCTTCAATTCCTGCGGGAGGCACGCCCCTATTTGCTGGAGAAGCCCATTTCAGGTGGGGGCGAGGTGGCGTGGCGGCCTCACCATGACTCTTTGCGAAGCTACGTGTTGAGAATGCTGGGGCGGGAGAGGGAAAAGGAGCTGCACCAGCGGCTGGCGGAGCATTTGTGCAGGTGGCCTGGGGACGAGGGGGATGATGACTGGCGGCGAAGCTATGCGTTGAGGCATGGGGTAACACATTGGCTGAACGCTGGCCGGTGGCAGACGGCTCGGAAGCTTTACACCAATGTGGACTACCTGACCGCGCAGTGCCAAGTGGCAGGAGTGCTCGTGCTGGAGGAGGATCTGGGCCAAGCCGCAGAGCGGGTTCCTCAAGCGGAGAGAGACATTCCACGAGACCTGCGGCGAGCCATTCAGGCGGAATCCCACGTCTTGAGGAAGGATCCCACGGTGCTGGCGAGGAGCCTTCATAATCGGCTCTTGTGTATGGGTTGGAGTGCGGAGGAGGTTGCGGGGGTGCTGTGCTTTCCAACGGGACTTCCCGCACTGCGATTGAGAAGACCGATAAGGACAGACGGCAGCACTCGCACACTCCAGGGCCACAGCGGGCGGGTAACCGGGTGCGCAGTGACGCCGGATGGGCGCCGCGTAGTGTCCTCCGCAGACGACAACACGCTCAAGGTATGGGAGCTGGAGACGGGAAGAGAACTGGCCACGCTCCAGGGCCATAGCGGGCCGGTAACCGGGTGCGCAGTGACACCGGACGGGCGCCGCGTGGTGTCCTCCTCAGACGACAACACGCTCAAGGTATGGGAGCTGGAGACGGGAAGGGAACTGGCCACGCTCCAGGGCCACAGCGGACGGGTGACCCAGTGCGTAGTGACGCCGGACGGGCGCTGCGTGGTGTCCTCTTCCGGAGACAACACACTCAAGGTATGGGAGCTGGAAACGAGGCAGGAATTGGTCACGCTCCGGGGTCACCACTCGTATGTGACCGGGTGCGCGGTGACGCCGGACGGGCGCCGCATGGTGTCCTCCTCTTGGGACAACACGCTCAAAGTATGGGAGCTGGAGACGGCACGGGAGCTGGCAACGCTTGCGGGCCACCCCTGGAATGTGACCGGGTGCGTAGTGACGCAAGATGGACGACGCGTGGTGTCTTCTTGCGAGGACAACACGCTCAAGGTGTGGGAGCTGGAGACGGGGCGGGAACTGGCCACGCTCCAGGGCCATCTCTGGAGTGTGACCGGGTGCGCGGTAACGCCGGACGGACACTGCGTGGTGTCCTCCTCCTGGGACAACACGCTCAAGGTGTGGGAGCTGGAAACGGGGCGGGAGCTAGCCACACTCGAGGGCCACAGCGGGCGGGTGACTGGGTGCGCAGTGACGCCGGACGGGCGCCGCATGGTGTCTTCCTCCTGGGACAACACGCTCAAGGTGTGGGAGCTGGAGACGGGGCGGACACTGGTCACGCCCCAAAGTCATGGGGGGAGTGTGACTGGGTGCGTAGTGACGCCGGACGGGCGCCGCATGGTGTCCTCTTCTGACGACAACACGCTCAAGGTGTGGGAGCTGGAGACGGGGCGGGAGTTGGCCACGCTTGAGGGCCACAGCAGGCGGGTGACCGGATGCGCGGTAACGCCGGACGGGCGCCGCGTGGTGTCCTCCTCTGACGACAACACGCTCAAGGTGTGGGAGCTGGAAACGGGGCGGGAGTTAGCCACGCTTCGGGGCCATCCGTGGACCGTGACCGGGTGCGCAGTGACTCTGGACGGGCGCCATGTAGTGTCCTCCTCTGGAGATGACACGCTCAAGGTGTGGGAGCTGGAAACAGGGCGGGAGTTGACCACGCTCCACGGCGACCGCTCATTTGGGTCCAGGTTAGTGGTGACGCCGGACGGGCGCCGCGTAGTGTCCTCCTCTGAGGGTAACACGCTCAAGGTGTGGGAGTTGGAGACCAAGCGGCATCTGGCCACGCTCAAGGGCCACCGCTTGTATGTGAATGGATATGCGGTGACGCCGGACGGCCGCCTTGTTGTGTCATCCTCGTCGGACAGGACGCTTAGGGTGTGGGAGCTAGAAACTGGGCGGGAAGTGGCCACACTCCAGGGTCACCCATGGACCGTGGCCGGATGCGCGATGACATTGGACGGCCTCTTGGTGGTGTCTTACTCCGACGACAACACGCTCAAGGTATGGGACCTGAGCTCCGGTGAGTGCCTACACACGCTCTATGGGTATGGCGGTTTTTCCGCGATCGTCGTCACATCGACGCTCATCTGTGCAGGTGATGCGCTCGGGAACATTTGGTTCATGGAGCCTAAGCTCGGTGCACCCATGACAAAACAAGACAACAAGCCCATTTCTCCGCCAGGAGCCCCCTTGAGCCTCTCGTTTCCCAAGCCGCTCGTCAGCGCCTGTCAATCCAAGAAGCTTGCTCTGTTCATCGGGTCCGGTCTCTCAATGGGAAAGGATGTCAAAGGCAAATTCCCATCATGGACCCAGCTCCCTCAGCGTCTGCTCGACGCCTGTGAAAAACTCGGGAAGCTCTCCGGCCCAAGGCTCAAACTGAAGCGTGAGATGTTCGAGGAAAGCATGTCGCTCAAGGAGATGCTCGCGGAACTGGGCACGCTCCGAACAATCCTGGGTCAGCAGTACCAACAGGTGCTCAACGAAATCTTTCGCCCCCATGACGAATCAGAGCCCGGCGAGGCGCACAAAGCCGTGGCCAAGCTAGGGGTCCAGACCATCTTGACCACCAACTATGACCAGCTCATCGAGTCTCTCCCGGAGAAGCCTCGCCGACAGCCCTATACCTGGCTGGACGCGCCCAAGGCCCTCGGGGAGCTGGATGGGAGCCGCAGGTTCCTCCTCAAGGTGCACGGCTCAGCAGAGCATCACGAGTCCATTGTCATGACGGAGGGCGAGTACATGCGGGCGCACTCCAACGACTCGTACCAGAAAGTGCTAGGTCTTCTGCTCCAGACGCACGCCTTTCTGTTCATTGGCTATGGGATGAATGATCCGTTGGACCTCGATCTGGCGCTGGAAGGAAACGCGGCCGCCTTCAAGACCGCGGCCCGGATGCACTACGCCCTCATAAAGAAGTCCGACGACCCGGTGAGAGACCAGCGAGAGTGGGAGCGCTACCTGAACGACTACAACGTCCAAGTGCTCCCCTATGACGACCATGCACTGCTTCCCCAGATTCTCGACGGACTCAGCCATGCCGCCACGACGGGAACGGGCAACTGAGCGCGACGGATATCGCGGGCGTCGTGCAACTCTATGGTGACGCGCTGTCGAACCGGGGGTTTGGCTACAACCAGGGCTGGCGCGTGGAGTACCACCCGCGCACCGCGGCGGACGTCAATGTGTCGATGATCACCGAGAAGCGCGGGAATTTGGACGAGCCGAGCGTGGCGGCCTGAAACTGGCGGGCAGAGGTAGGAGGAGGTAGCGCAGAGAGCCGGGACGAGGGCGCCAAAAAGAAGAGGGCCCGGAGCTGGTACCTCCGGACCCTCAGGCCGAATCACGGGGACGCGATGCGGGAGGAGCACGCTCGCACGAGGCCGTGAGGCGGTCCAGTTTCCAGGCGTCTCGAGCCTGGGGACGCGTGGATTCACTGCGGATGGCGCAGTGCGCGCTCGGCACCTGCCGGGCACTCTTCTACCTGTGCCGTCGGCACGACCGGGGCCAGCGCTACTGCTCGCGTGAGTGTAGTGCGCAGGCGCGGCGCCAGAGCCAGAGGGAGTCGGGGCGACGCTACGCTCGCGGCTTCGCGGGCCGGTGGGCCGCGGCCAGGCGCCAGGCCCGGAGCCGTGAGCGGCGAGCACGGAAAGTCACGCATCAGGGTAGCCCGCCACTGGAGGGCGCGGGCACCTTGGCGCCGCCGACGCCAGAGGTCGCCCTGGAGGCCACCACTTTTCGCGTCGGCCAGGAGCCGACTGATGCGGACAGACGGGAAGAGAAGGACACCGGGCGAGTGCCCGGTGCCGAGGCGGACGAGGGACGGGCTGGCGAGGGCGCTGTGGCGAGCGTGCGAGCCCCTGCCAGTGCCGGGAGCGGTGCACGCTGCGCGGTGTGCGGATGCCGTGCGGACTTCGTCCGTCATGGGCCCTGGGAGCCACGCCCCGGGCCCCGGGCCAGGAGGGCGCCATGGTGACTGACGAGCAGCGCGCCCGCATCCGCCGCCTCTACTTCGCCGAGCACTGGAAGGTGGGCACCATCGCCGCCGAGCTGGGCGTGCACCACGACACCGTGAGGGGAGCCCTGGAGGTGGAGCGCTTCGTGCGCACCACCGCCCGGGTGAGGCCCACCATGCTTGACCCCTACCGGGATTTGATTGCCCAGACACTGGCGCAGCACCCCAAGCTGCGCGCCACGCGCTTGTACGAGATGCTCCGTGCTCGCGGCTACCAGGGCAGCGCCCTCCAGGTGCGGCGCTACGTGGCCCGGCACCGGCCGGTGTCCTCGGCCGAGGCCTACTTGCGGCTGTCCACGCTGCCGGGTGAGCAGGCCCAGGTGGACTGGGCCCACTTCGGCCGGCTGCGCATTGGCGGGGCCGAGCGCCCCCTGTGCGCCTTCGTCCTGGTGCTCTCCTGGTCGCGCGCTCTCTACGCGCGCTTCGTCCTGGAGCAGTCCCTGGAGAGCTTCCTGCGCTGCCACACCCTGGCCTTCCAGGCGCTGGGCGGGGTGCCGCGCTCCCTGCTGTATGACAATTTGAAGAGCGTGGTGTTGGAGCGGGTGGGCGACCACATCCGCTTCCACCCCAAGCTGCTGGAATTCGCCGGCCACTACCACTTCGCTCCCAAGCCCTGCGCTCCCTACCGCGGCAACGAGAAGGGCAAGGTGGAGCGCTCCATCCACTACCTGCGCCACTCCTTCTTCGCCGCACGTACCTACTCCTCTCTGGATGACCTCAACTCCCAGTTGTCGCGCTGGATTGAGGACACCGCCCACGCACGCCCCCTCCCACAGGACACCTCTCGCCGCGTGCACCAGGCCCTGGAGGAGGAGCGGCCCCGACTGCTTCCCCTGCCAGGGAATGCCTTCAGCTGCGACGTGGTGCGCACCCTCCACAGCGGCAAGACGCCCTACGTCCGCTTCGACGGCAACGACTACTCCATTCCCCACACCCTGGTGACAAAGCCTCTCACCCTGGTGGCCAGTGACTCGCTGGTGCGCCTGCTGGATGGCACCCGGGAGGTGGCCCGCCACACGCGCTGCTGGGACAAGGGCAAGACTCTCGAATGCGAGGAGCACCTGGCCGCCCTCGCCGCCCACAAGCGCCACGCCCACGAGCTGCGCGGACGCGACAGGCTGCGCCAGTCCTGCCCCAGCGCCGACGCCTTCATCGCCGCGCTCGCCTCGCGTAACGCCCACCTCGCAGGCCATACCTCGCGCCTGCTCAAGCTGCTCGACGCCCATGGCCCCGAGGCCCTCGAGTCCGCCCTGTCCACCGCGCTCTCTCGCGGTGCCATCGGCGCCGAGTCCGTCGCCCACCTCCTGGAGCACTCCCGCCGCCAGCAGCACCTGCCTCCCGTCCTCTCAGTCTCCCTCCCCGACGACCCCCGCGTGCGCTCTGCCCGCGTCCAGCCCCACTCCCTCTCCGACTACGACGCCCTCTTGCGAAAGGACTCCCCGTGACTTCCTCCCTGGCTCATTCCCTCTCCGGGCTCGGCCTGCACCGCACCAGCGCCGAGCTCGATGACCTCGTCGCTCGCGCCACCAAGGCCCGCCTCTCTCCCACCCAGCTGCTGGAGCAGATTGTCCAACTGGAGTCCGACGAGCGCGCCCGCCGCTCCCTGGAGCGCCGCACCCTGCGCAGCCGCCTGGGCCGCTTCAAGCCCATGGCCGACTTCGACTGGAGCTGGCCCAAGTCCATAGACAGGCCCCTGGTGGAGAGCCTGCTGCGTCTGGACTTCCTCCAGGACGCTCGCAACGTCGTGCTGCTCGCCGCCCAGGGCCTGGGCAAGACGATGATTGCCCAGAACCTCGCTCACGAGGCCCTGCGCTCCGGCCACTCCGTCCTCTTCACCACCGCCTCCCAGCTGCTACTCGACCTCGGCTCGCGCGACTCTTCCCGCGCCTTGGAGTCCCGCCTGCGCCACTACGCTCGCGTGGGCCTGCTCATCATCGACGAGCTGGGCTACCTCTCCTACGACGCGCGCAACGCCGACCTCCTCTTCCAACTCGTCAACTTGCGCTATGAGAAACGCAGCCTCGTCCTCACCACCAATCAGGCCTTCAGCGACTGGCCTACCATCTTCCCCAACGCCAGCTGCGCCACCGCCCTCATCGACCGCGTCATCCACCACTGCGACATCGTCTCCATAGAGGGCGACAGCTACCGCCGCCGCGAAGCCGAAGCCTCTCTGGAGTCTCGCCGCTCCCGCCGCTCCGGCTGACGCCCTGGGGGACTACATCCCCCAGTCCCCCTGTGGCTCCGCTCCGGCCCGCCCCCAACTGCGGTGCGGGCCTCCTCGGAGCGCGAGCCCCGCCGCTCCTCGCCCCCAAACCGGCTGGTTCATTTTCCCGCGCTTCTTCATGTTCAGCGACACAATGGCGACGGCCACGCCGACATCATCGGCTTCGCGCATGGGGGCGTGCACACGCACCTATACTGAAAGACCAGGAAGCATCCCAGAGAAGGTGCCAAAGGACTTGAACGGCCCCTTGGGCACCGATGCTCCCCGGAAAAACAAAAGGCCCCAGGTTCCGGAGAACCTGGGGCCCTGAAGAGCGGAGGCGGCGGGAATCGAACCCGCGTCCGCCCCCCCCCCATCCGCCCTTCCCTACTTCAGCTCGCGCTGCAGCTTCGCCAGGAGGTTGAGCGCCTCCAGCGGCGTCATCTCGTCCACCTTCAGCGTCTTCAGCGCCTCCACCACCTTCTGGTGGCTCGGCTCCAGCTTCGGCCCGGGCTCGGCCACTCCGCCGAACAGCCCGAGCTGCCCCGGAGACGGCGCACGCGACGTCCGCCGTGCCAGCCTCGGCCGGCCACTGTCATCGAACTCGCCGGACTCCAGGTTCTGCAGGATGTCCCTTGCCCGCGTCACCACCTCTGGTGGCAGGCCGGCCAGCCTCGCCACCTCGATGCCGTAGGAGCGGTTGGCCCCACCCGGCACCAGCTTGCGCAGGAAGAGCACCTTGCCCCCCTGCTCCCGCACCGCGATGCACATGTTCTTCACCCGGGGCTTCTCCCGGGAGAGATCCACCAGCTCGTGGTAGTGCGTGGCGAAGAGCGTCCGCGCTCCCACCTTGTCGTGGATGTGCTCGGCCACCGCCCAGGCGATGGAGAGTCCGTCATAGGTGGACGTACCGCGGCCGATCTCATCCAGCACCACCAGGCTGCGCCGCGTGGCGTGGTGGAGGATGTGGCTCGTCTCCGTCATCTCCACCATGAAGGTGGACTGCCCTCGCGCCAGGTTGTCCGCCGCGCCCACGCGCGTGAAGATCCTGTCGCACAGGCCCACGCGCACCGAGGACGCCGGGACGAAGCTGCCCGCCTGCGCCATCAGCACCGTGAGCGCCACCTGCCTCATCACCGTGCTCTTGCCCGCCATGTTGGGTCCGGTGATGACGAGAATCTGCTCGTCCCCCGAGTCCATCCGCACGTCGTTGGGAACGAAGGCCTCCCCCGCCCCCAGCATGCGCTCCACCACCGGGTGGCGCCCGCCAGTGATGGACAGCACCTCGGACTCGTCCACCACGGGCCGCACGTAGCCGTACTCGGCCGCGCACCGCGCGAACGACAGCAGCGCGTCCGCCGTGGCCACCGCCTCCGCCGCCGAGCGCAGCCGCGGCGCCTCCTTCACCACCTGGGCCCGCAACTGCTCGAAGAGCTCCAGCTCCAGCGTGCTCCGCCGCTCCTCCGCCGTGAGCACCTTCTCCTCGTACTCCTTGAGCTCCGGGGTGATGAAGCGCTCGGCGCCCACCATCGTCTGCTTGCGGATGTAGTCCGAGGGCACCAGGTGCAGGTTCGCCTTCGTCACCTCCAGGTAGTACCCGAATACCTTGTTGTAGCGGATCTTCAGCGAGCCGATGCCCGTGCGCTCCCGCTCGCGCGTCTCGATCTTGAGCAGGAAGTCCTTGCCCGACGTGGACAGCTCCACCAGCTTGTCCAGCTCGGCGTGGAAGCCCGCGCGGATGAAGCCACCTTCCTTGAGGCTCGTGGGCGGATCGTCCACCACCGCGCTCAAGAGCAGCTGCGTCAGCTCCGGCAGCGCCCCGAGCGGCCCCGCCAAGGACTTGAGCAGCACGGACTCGCAGCGCGCGAGCACCGCCCCCAGCCTCGGCAGCTGTGCCAGCGACAGCCCCAGCGCCCTCAAGTCCCTCGCGTTGCCCGCGCCCAGCGACAGCCGGCCGCACAGCCGTTCAATATCCCCCACCTCCTTGAGGAGCCCGGTCATCTCCTCGCGCCATACGCTGCGCTGGGACAACTCCTCCACCGCGTCCAGGCGGGCGTTGATCTCCGGCAGCGAGCACAGGGGCGCGGCCAACCACCGGGCCAGCTTGCGCGCGCCCAGGCCGGTGGCCGTCCTGTCCAGCACGCCCAATAGCGAGCCCCGCCGGCCCCCGTCCCGCAGGGTGCGCAACACCTCCAGGTTGGAGCGGGAGGCCTCGTCCATGAGGAGGTGGCCGCCGCGCTGCTGGCGGCTGAGCCTGTCCACGTGGG contains:
- a CDS encoding SIR2 family protein gives rise to the protein MVGEIIDFDSEVQRHEDLLGREDILSKLNELLLGDGARGWVLVKGGPGLGKSALLVEWRKRNAGRAGLGMAEHFLRRGEEQWERPEVVRRNLAAQVERLYPSEADPEARPESRLRELLQRVSRQVLEPSGERLVLVVDGLDEAEVGPDGSNPLPRFLPDFLPPGVLVLCASRPTYPYLSWLEGLAQARTLDLDGEVWQGSNASVVRKCWMRAARGDTALCSQAFLDGLVKRSEGNALYTVKLAARLTGPDAAQWRARLLERGPEVLPQGLEKLLDEMWARLLRLPQELRRVVMDGLWIVAAAREALPLSVIARVAGWSQYGDELQFLREARPYLLEKPISGGGEVAWRPHHDSLRSYVLRMLGREREKELHQRLAEHLCRWPGDEGDDDWRRSYALRHGVTHWLNAGRWQTARKLYTNVDYLTAQCQVAGVLVLEEDLGQAAERVPQAERDIPRDLRRAIQAESHVLRKDPTVLARSLHNRLLCMGWSAEEVAGVLCFPTGLPALRLRRPIRTDGSTRTLQGHSGRVTGCAVTPDGRRVVSSADDNTLKVWELETGRELATLQGHSGPVTGCAVTPDGRRVVSSSDDNTLKVWELETGRELATLQGHSGRVTQCVVTPDGRCVVSSSGDNTLKVWELETRQELVTLRGHHSYVTGCAVTPDGRRMVSSSWDNTLKVWELETARELATLAGHPWNVTGCVVTQDGRRVVSSCEDNTLKVWELETGRELATLQGHLWSVTGCAVTPDGHCVVSSSWDNTLKVWELETGRELATLEGHSGRVTGCAVTPDGRRMVSSSWDNTLKVWELETGRTLVTPQSHGGSVTGCVVTPDGRRMVSSSDDNTLKVWELETGRELATLEGHSRRVTGCAVTPDGRRVVSSSDDNTLKVWELETGRELATLRGHPWTVTGCAVTLDGRHVVSSSGDDTLKVWELETGRELTTLHGDRSFGSRLVVTPDGRRVVSSSEGNTLKVWELETKRHLATLKGHRLYVNGYAVTPDGRLVVSSSSDRTLRVWELETGREVATLQGHPWTVAGCAMTLDGLLVVSYSDDNTLKVWDLSSGECLHTLYGYGGFSAIVVTSTLICAGDALGNIWFMEPKLGAPMTKQDNKPISPPGAPLSLSFPKPLVSACQSKKLALFIGSGLSMGKDVKGKFPSWTQLPQRLLDACEKLGKLSGPRLKLKREMFEESMSLKEMLAELGTLRTILGQQYQQVLNEIFRPHDESEPGEAHKAVAKLGVQTILTTNYDQLIESLPEKPRRQPYTWLDAPKALGELDGSRRFLLKVHGSAEHHESIVMTEGEYMRAHSNDSYQKVLGLLLQTHAFLFIGYGMNDPLDLDLALEGNAAAFKTAARMHYALIKKSDDPVRDQREWERYLNDYNVQVLPYDDHALLPQILDGLSHAATTGTGN
- the istA gene encoding IS21 family transposase yields the protein MVTDEQRARIRRLYFAEHWKVGTIAAELGVHHDTVRGALEVERFVRTTARVRPTMLDPYRDLIAQTLAQHPKLRATRLYEMLRARGYQGSALQVRRYVARHRPVSSAEAYLRLSTLPGEQAQVDWAHFGRLRIGGAERPLCAFVLVLSWSRALYARFVLEQSLESFLRCHTLAFQALGGVPRSLLYDNLKSVVLERVGDHIRFHPKLLEFAGHYHFAPKPCAPYRGNEKGKVERSIHYLRHSFFAARTYSSLDDLNSQLSRWIEDTAHARPLPQDTSRRVHQALEEERPRLLPLPGNAFSCDVVRTLHSGKTPYVRFDGNDYSIPHTLVTKPLTLVASDSLVRLLDGTREVARHTRCWDKGKTLECEEHLAALAAHKRHAHELRGRDRLRQSCPSADAFIAALASRNAHLAGHTSRLLKLLDAHGPEALESALSTALSRGAIGAESVAHLLEHSRRQQHLPPVLSVSLPDDPRVRSARVQPHSLSDYDALLRKDSP
- the istB gene encoding IS21-like element helper ATPase IstB — its product is MTSSLAHSLSGLGLHRTSAELDDLVARATKARLSPTQLLEQIVQLESDERARRSLERRTLRSRLGRFKPMADFDWSWPKSIDRPLVESLLRLDFLQDARNVVLLAAQGLGKTMIAQNLAHEALRSGHSVLFTTASQLLLDLGSRDSSRALESRLRHYARVGLLIIDELGYLSYDARNADLLFQLVNLRYEKRSLVLTTNQAFSDWPTIFPNASCATALIDRVIHHCDIVSIEGDSYRRREAEASLESRRSRRSG
- the mutS gene encoding DNA mismatch repair protein MutS, which translates into the protein MMRQYLETKALNPDAILFFRLGDFYEMFFEDAVRASEILGITLTARAKNAEKVPMAGVPYHSARRYIAKLVEHGLKVAICEQVEDAGSGPGLVKREVTRIITPGMVLDEEALEPRASNFLAAMYPGAEGFGAALLEASTGEFFTLEAETTQELVEALARVEPRELLVPEGEKDSPDVSFVLTRLARPPAVAELEKAAFEPSRASLYLRNHFAVQSLEAFGLQDAPLATGAAGAALRYLKDTQKTPAAHVDRLSRQQRGGHLLMDEASRSNLEVLRTLRDGGRRGSLLGVLDRTATGLGARKLARWLAAPLCSLPEINARLDAVEELSQRSVWREEMTGLLKEVGDIERLCGRLSLGAGNARDLRALGLSLAQLPRLGAVLARCESVLLKSLAGPLGALPELTQLLLSAVVDDPPTSLKEGGFIRAGFHAELDKLVELSTSGKDFLLKIETRERERTGIGSLKIRYNKVFGYYLEVTKANLHLVPSDYIRKQTMVGAERFITPELKEYEEKVLTAEERRSTLELELFEQLRAQVVKEAPRLRSAAEAVATADALLSFARCAAEYGYVRPVVDESEVLSITGGRHPVVERMLGAGEAFVPNDVRMDSGDEQILVITGPNMAGKSTVMRQVALTVLMAQAGSFVPASSVRVGLCDRIFTRVGAADNLARGQSTFMVEMTETSHILHHATRRSLVVLDEIGRGTSTYDGLSIAWAVAEHIHDKVGARTLFATHYHELVDLSREKPRVKNMCIAVREQGGKVLFLRKLVPGGANRSYGIEVARLAGLPPEVVTRARDILQNLESGEFDDSGRPRLARRTSRAPSPGQLGLFGGVAEPGPKLEPSHQKVVEALKTLKVDEMTPLEALNLLAKLQRELK